The sequence CATTCAACATTTAGTGTACCATTTCCAAGAATTTTTCTCTAGGCTCCACTTCCATTAATCACTTTTTCACTTTCGTGTTCAACATAATCCGTGAGATATTTTTTTGAACCttatttaagtgttttttttacaacctaaaattttttgttttcttttttactTCTGCTtctatttttattcaaaatattaaaaaaacttTTCAACATTTTTTCAAATGTCAAAAccatttatgtttttttaatgaACTTGTTTAAATGTTTTTCTAAGTTACAGATTCTATATCCAAATCTCACTATTCGCTACTTTAACAATTCGTATTATTTTGAAGTTATAATACATACAAACAAGGTTAAAGATTATTCATTTTACATTTCTACGAACACACGTGgatattactaatatatatatatatagtttcgatCATATGGGCAACCACCATGGGCAACTACGTGAGCAACAGCTGATGTGGCACCTTGTACATTTAATGAGTGATTGTCACGTCAGCTGTTGCTCACGTAGTTGCTAATGGTGATTGCCTATGTGAtcgaaactctatatatatatatatatatatattccaatCACAAGTATATATATAACCAAACCACAAAAAcataaccaaaataaaaaataaaaactgtgACACAAGTTACAACCAACCTCATTAAAAAGTAAAGTGGAACACTCAAAATTAGAGAATTATTTATGGAGTACATGTTGTAGCAAAAAAACTGAAGTAGATAATAAGAACCAAAAACATAGATTACATATAACGTCTAAATATTGCATGGTACATTATTCTTAATATCAACTAAAAACTATGGGTAATACGGTTTGGATTCCATTAACTTATGCAATGGTGATTGAATTTCAAATGCATGGATAATTTGTATTtatgattatatatttttaccttttttaggaaaaaaaaaaaggaaaaatagaTTTGTATTTTTGTTCCATCATAtctaaaaaatttcatattaaATATGTTTTCGAACCTTAAACAGAAAAATACCAAAACCAATAAAATGGTGAAGTATGATTGCTTTAACCATCTGCTCATGATATGTAAAAACCTCATCGACAtatgaatttataaaaataattttttagttGTATAAATGATAAATTTATTGAGGTATAAACTATAATACATAAAGAAACATAGCAATATTTATTTGTGTATACAATTTCTCTATGGAGATATATTTTTACcgattaataattttaaaatttaaatttaatagaGAAAGTATGACACTTTATTTATgattaaatgtttttaaataatttattataagaaataataataataaaataatgttaaattctaataataaaataatgttaAAATTATTGTATCTAACTgcatttaattaataataataataataattaatttttttcagaTTTCAAGAAAGAATAATAATTAGATTTAAAAGTAATAATATTGAGTTTTCAATCGAAATTCGAACAtactttttatttaaaaaaaacaaataataatcCACGGAAAAGGAAAaatttttgagatctgccaCTCAGAGTTGTTGTGTAATCACCGCAATTTCGCCATGCCCCTAAGATTGAGTTTTGCAGATGATGGCTCTGAAAGAAAGTCGATGGTAGTTATATCGCCGATTAGTCTTCTTCTTTCGATTGCCAAAGTTTCCATCTTTTTTTGCCAATTTTTTCTGATGAGAAAGATCATACAATTTTACATTTTTTCCTGGGGGATTGTGTTGAAAATCGGTGTGTTCGCAGATTGGCAAACCAGAATACATATAATTCTAGGTGTTTTAATGGGACGTCaagtttcaatttttttgtgCTAATTTTCTATGGTGACAAGATTATACATTCTTTTCAGTTTAGTAATTATTTATTTGGTACCCTTTTGCGATTGTGTTGAAAATTGGTGTGTTTGCAGATTGGCAAACCCGATTACATATAATTCGAGGTGTAATAGGTGTTTAATGGGATGTCAAGTTTCAATCTTTTTGTGCCAATTTCCTACGGTGAAAAGATTATACACTGTTTTCAATttagtgattatttatttgacacCCTTTTATTGATTGTGTTGAACATTTGGTGTGTTTGCAGATTTCAGATTGACAAACTAGAATACTTATAATTCGAGGTTTAATAGTTGTTTTAATGGGATACCAAGTTTCAATCTTTTTGTGCTAATTTTCAGTGGTGAAAAGATTATAGACTCTTTTCAGTttagtgattatttatttgacacCCTTTTTGCGACTGTGTTGAACATTTGGTGTGTTTGCAGATTTCAGATTGGCAAACCCAAATACATATAATTCTAGGTTTAATAGGTGTTTTAATGGGATTCAAGTTTCAATCTTTTGTGCTAATTTTCTACGGTAAAAAGATTATACACTCTtttcaatttattaattatttatttggcaCAACTTTTGCGTTTGTGTTGAACATTGGTGTGTTTGCATATTTGCAGATTGGCAAACCCGAATACATATAATTCGAGGTTTAATAGGTGTTTTAGTGGGATCTCAAGTTTCAATCTTTTTGTGCTAATTTTCTACGGTGAAAAGATTATACATTATTTTCAATttagtgattatttatttggcaCCCTTTTTGCGATTGTGTTGAACTTTTGGTGTGTTTGCGGATTTCAGGCAAACCAGAATACATATAATTCGAGGTTTAATAGGTGTTTTAATGGGATGCGAAGTTTCGATCTTTTTGTGCTAATTTTCTATGGTGAAAAGATTATAGCCTCTTTCCAGTTTAGTAATTATTTATTTGGCACCCTTTTTGCGATTGTTTTGAACATTGGCGTGTTAGCAGATTGGCAAACCCAAATACATATAATACGAGCTGTAATAGGTGATTTAACGCGATGTCAATTTTCAATCTTTTTGTGCTAATTTTTTATGGTGAAAAGATTATAGACTCTTTTCAGTTTAGTGAATATTTATTTGACACCCTTTTTTGCGACTGTGTTGAACATTTGGTGTGTTTGCAGATTTCAGATTGGCAGACCAGAATACATATAATTCGAGGTTTAATAGTTGTTTTAATGGGATGCCAAGTTTCAATCTTTTTGTGCTAATTTTCAATGGTGAAATGATTATAGACTCTTTTCAGTttagtgattatttatttgacacCCTTTTTGCGACTGTGTTGAACATTTGGTGTGTTTGCAGATTGGCAAACCCAAATACATATAATACGAGCTGTATAGGTAGTTgaattgaataataataataacaataacaacaacaacaataataataataataataataataataataataataataataataataataataataataataataaagaaaattgtGATGTTGCTTCTTTgagtttaaattttttgaaactTCATCGCATAATGTGTAGTAATCAGATTTATGATATCTACTGAATGATTTCACCATTGTAGTAATCAGATTTATGAATGATTTCACCATTGCGTCATAATAAGTTGAATTTGTGGTGGATACTTATATTTCACCTACTGTGTATGATTCCACTTAATGATTTCGCCATTGGGTTCATTTGTTGGATTTGCTGTCAATGTTTATGACTCGACTAATAAGTGCATGATGCTTCTGCCAGACCACACGGATGGATAATCTCAACGGTGTGCGTATTTATCCTTACAAGAGCAGATCTCTTCCTCAAGAGATcgtatttgagatttttttacGCCTTCCAGCTCAAGTCATACATGATGTTATTAGGCATGTTTATGACGAGTGGAAGTTGATGATCAGTACGAAAGCTTTTATTTACAATCACCTTTGGAATTCAACTCCTGGAATCATTCTGATGCATAAACATGGGCGCTTTAATGGGATTTATGTTGAATTGCGACGAGGTCGTCTTGAGATATGCAAGTTTGACTTCATGGATCTTTACTTACGTGGGAGCGGTGTTAATGGTCTAGTGTTGGCCACCCCCAAGCAGAAGGAAGGAGAAAAAAAGGCTCTGTTTATTATCAATCCATTGACAAAACAACGGGAAGCTGTTCTATTGGACAGCCATCTCGTAACTGAGACAACTTTAGCATTAGATGAGGCTTCCATGAAGTATAAAGCAGTCTGCTCACTTAGTCGCAAACCACCACATTGTGTATCTGTGCTAACAATTGGAGTTGATAATGATTGGAGGTACCTTGACATGAAACACGTATCAGAGCGAGGCCGAGAAGCGTTATTGGATTATCCATTTGCGACTCGTGGCTATGTGCATTGGATAGGCAACTACTCTGTTTTGACATTGAATGTAGAGACTGAAACCATTTATGAATTTCCTAGGATCAAAGAATTTTCTGACCATCCTTCTCTAGCAATGGGTCGTAATCTGTTATGTTATTATTTGTCCAAACAGCCAGAGTCAGGCGAATATCTGATGGAAGTTATCGAAATGAATCCAGAAACTGGAGAGTGGACGAAGTTTCTTAGCTCCGATTTGAAGCCTCTGAGTGACAGATTCACAAGCTTGAAACCAATTAATCTCTTTGGTGTGTTAGGTGGTGGGGATGTGTTTCTCTTCGGTTATAAGAAACTTTGTGCGGCTTATAATGTTCGGACAAGAGAAATTCAGTCATTTGAGTTAGAAAAGAATGCGGGAAATTATTATTCCGCATCTCATGTGAACAGCATGATTTGGTACAAATGAGGATGGATTTGAACGCTCGggcatattttgtttatcatgTCTACCAATTCTCCATCCCAAGTCTTAAGTTTTTTCATTATCATGTTTATTAATTACGTTGTTGCtgttgaaatttaatttttagtgAAAACTCTCGGTTCATAATCTTTCTTTAGCCGATGCTTTGTTGTTTCTTTATTTAAGTCACTGGCTAACAAAATGTAAGTTCCCCATAGATTTGGAGTTTAAATGAAAGATTAAAAAGGCTTATTTCATTGAAGGTAATTTTACAGGGAAATTAAGTTTTTTAGTCCAGTAACTTTGCCCCCTTTGGGATTCGGTctattaactttttcgatgtgagTTTTGGTATACTAATATtgcatttttagtatttttttggTTCAACTACATATGTGTCAGCTTTTGTTTGTACACGTCATTattttggaccaatcaaaagttgacacatatgcagttggacccaaaaacactgaaaatgcaaagttagtgtaccaaaactcacatcgaaaaaattaatggaccacaaccaaaacatggacaaattaatggaccaaaaaacttattttccctaattttatatattatggtTGAATAAACTTGCGAACAAATGTAGTGGGAAAATTAAACATTGTGTAAATTTTTAAAGGCAATACGAATAGAGATTAATTGAGTAAACTTCTAAATGACTATGGTCTATGGATTCGTTTTGTCACAAATACCagttaataaattataaatagttTCTCAAAACAAAACTTACGAAGAATTGCGAGGAAAATTAGTAATTGTAGGAAGGTCAAGATTTAGTATAAAATTGTTTCAACTAGATGTAAAGATTAATCTTATAATTATGCAACAAATATCGAATTACGTTTTagattatttgataaaatatttaacaatttaacataTATATTTTGGTCGAGTCCTAATCCTACTCAATTCACTCGAGGAAAAAAGATTATACCACTAATACAAAAAATCGactgaaaattaattaaaatttgtaCTAAAATATACTTACGAATAAAATAtacaacaaaaaattaaaatatacagGAAAAATTTTAAAGTTGAAACATCTTAAGGTATTTACACTTTACAATGGAGAAAAGTTGAGAACATTAAAAGACATTGGATAAAGGAGTTACTTTCGATGATGGatgtgttgtatttataatagaAATTCATTAAAGTTATCGTTGCTTATCATTATATggttactttttaaaaaaaattaaaattatatatcaagACATAGTTTGTTATATAAGATATGATAagtaaatgatatatataatataaggaTAAATCAAGGATAAATAAAATGATAGAATACTATATTgaatatttgatatgattttaataagaatgattaaatttatatattggaTTGTAATGAAAAATTAACCtactataataaattttatttttcatttttattcaaGATATTACAATTGCATAAATGAAATAACTAAATTTAgatttttgtaatatttttttacttgtATTAAATTTATCACACCAAATTAAATGGAGGCATtatttggtttgatgtattattaatctatgtataacttatcccaatcaattttttcttatttttgttatattatttatctatttattaattaataattttacatcaattaaatcaaataaattataatctactcatcaaatcaaataatgtattaactattttttcttatttatttttaatttacattatattgtttatctatggattacttatcctatcactcaaaccaaacggtataAGATGAGATGAAGGAGGAAATTTATTAATCACTCACTTATAAAGTGTATCAAACTATGCCCAAATGTAGTAATGGTGAGGTTTATTATCTATTAATATATAAAAGCATAGTTTTTGCTAAATATGGAAAGTTTCCCCCAAAAAATTGTTCCAACAAAAGAAATATCATTTCTATACCATCGTATAAAGCATTTTATTTGACTTATATTAAATGCACTAACAATTTGCCTTACATATCTGACAAATCCCACTCTTCAAGAATTCATAAATATATGGTGTTGGGtaaataattacaaaaaattaaattcttaTCGAAAAAGTAAATACAGCTCTTAGAGCTTTACTATTTGACTTACAAATCTGACAAAAACCCAATATTCAATAACTCATAATTACATGTTGtcccataaataaatacaactAATTATATGCCGACCGAAAACATAAATACTGCCCTTATTTCAGTCTTGGATTATGTTATtatttgaattcaaataaagaagTCCAACATATTGCAATTTAATGATATAATCAAAAAAGAACTATAAATAATCGAACTACACATGATCAAATTTCATCTCCCAAATCTGATATCACATCACAAatcacaaattttaaaatgccTCCACTGTTCAGCACTATCCGTCAACTAGATAGTCTGAATACATGTTGGGCCCTCAAACTCAGATTGTTGCGGTGCTACGAACAGCCTGTTTTTCAAAAAGAGACATTCAATATAGAATATGTTTTTCATGATGCAGAAGTAAGAAACTTTATTACCTCATCTCCCGTCAattcaaattattatttattatgtatttggtAATGAAAAAAGTTTTTTCTATTTCACAGGGTTCTCGCTACATGGTAGtataaaaaaagaagaaatgatAAAGAGATTGATACCAATTCTCAATGAAGGACATATTTTTGCCATAAAAAATATGGTGATTGTGCAGAATGGAATGACATACAAGACTACACAGAACAAATACAAATTGATTTTTAGTACAAATACTAACTTCTGTGAAATCTTTGATGATACATTTCCAAATTTCATGTTTGAATTCAAGCCTTTTTCTGCACTAACCATTGCTGGAGACGTGGTGGATGAAAGGTATGTTaataatttatagattttaatttagtttttatttgcaggtaataaatatttgctacaaataattattaaaccaaaaattattattagtagcatttgattttatgttttcaccaaaaaaaaatatagcaaATTCCAAGAACaacattaataattataaacgaaaaaaattaaaaggcaaCATTTAAAAGTTAATAATTACGTACACATATAATATTTAAGTACatatacaataataatatatttaaaattccgaaatataaataaaaatatatatataaaagtactataaataatcatacACATAAGCCGACCATATTTGCATAAGCCGACCATATTTGGAGACCTCAACCATAAATTAAgtacatatataataatattatattagttggaaaatatacaaatattaaGAGTCAATCTTTAAgtacatataataataataataataataataataatatatttaaatttaaaattccgAAATATAAAAGTAAAGTAAATAATCATACTTTCAATAATTATTTAATGAAATTGCGTACAAGTTTTAAAAGACAATTTTATCTGAAAAATGTTAAAGTTTATTCACAACTtaatcaataaatttttttagagtTTCAAACATGGAAGACAAAAAATACAGAACACAAATAGTTATGCAAACAATAATTATTAATGGTAGTTGCATAAGAATTTAGAATAAAcgaccaaaattaaaaagcaacatttaaaagttaataaataaattacgtacatatataatatttaagtacatatacaataataatatatttaaaattccgaaatataaatataaaagtaATATATTCATACACATCGGCAACCATATTTGCATAAGCCAACCATATTTGCACACCTCAACCATAAATTAAgtacatatataataatattagtTGGAAAATATACAAGTACTGTAAATAATAATCTCATCATGTATtttagattttcaaaaatatcattAAAATGTTAATACATTTAATAAGTACATTTATTgaaatttcttaaaaaaatttaaaagatctTGTCGGGAAATTGAAATAAGTTTGGCTAAGGAATTATTTACAatacaataattaatttttttagacTTTCAATACATTGAAACAGAGAATCAATACTACCCCATGTCTATCATATTTACACAACCCAACAATATTTGGACAACCGAAGCATATTTACACAGCCTAAGCATATTTATATAACACATGTCCGATCACACagataaattttaaatccaaCATCAAATAAACACCATTTGCTAAAAAAAATCTCCCACAAAGCAAAATG comes from Henckelia pumila isolate YLH828 chromosome 4, ASM3356847v2, whole genome shotgun sequence and encodes:
- the LOC140864882 gene encoding uncharacterized protein, which codes for MPLRLSFADDGSERKSMTTRMDNLNGVRIYPYKSRSLPQEIVFEIFLRLPAQVIHDVIRHVYDEWKLMISTKAFIYNHLWNSTPGIILMHKHGRFNGIYVELRRGRLEICKFDFMDLYLRGSGVNGLVLATPKQKEGEKKALFIINPLTKQREAVLLDSHLVTETTLALDEASMKYKAVCSLSRKPPHCVSVLTIGVDNDWRYLDMKHVSERGREALLDYPFATRGYVHWIGNYSVLTLNVETETIYEFPRIKEFSDHPSLAMGRNLLCYYLSKQPESGEYLMEVIEMNPETGEWTKFLSSDLKPLSDRFTSLKPINLFGVLGGGDVFLFGYKKLCAAYNVRTREIQSFELEKNAGNYYSASHVNSMIWYK